TAATCTAGCATGTGCAGTACAAACACTTCTTCGAACTCCAAACTGGTGGCCTCGATTTATATACTACCACTCGTAAGAAAAGGCTGGCACAGCATGCTCAGTGCTTAGACTGTAATCTTCAGTGAATGTTTCAGAAGAACCCTCTCCATGAGGGTTGTGGCCATCTTATTTCTCTGGATATCAACTCTAGACAAGAGTATATTGATGTACTTTAGATTTATTCACAGTGGACCAGACCCAGGTATTTAATGGCATGAGAATTTCATTTCGACAACAGGACACTTAAACTATTGGGGACTGGGGAGATTCATTGGAAGCTTTACTTCCACTGCAAGTTCAGAACAgacaatttaaagaaaaaaagcaagggGATAATTGACttggttttaaatttttctaCACTGCTTCTTACTGTtatctttgctttttgttttagagcactttcatttttaagcatGAGTATTTGCCTGGCACTGATGTTCATTTCATCTTGGTATTACGCTTTGGTAGCTATGCTTATTGCAGGCATGATTTACAAGTACATTGAATACCAAGGGTAAGTAttaactggatggaaaagggtGAGAAGGAGATTTGGTctatttttttcatgcattttctcTAGCCTTCACATTTTGAGAAGGATTTGTCCAGAGATATGACTTACAGAGCTTCCCTTATTCAGtttttttacattgttttaTTCTGTCAGTGCTAAACAAAAGCCCCTGAAGTGCCTGTTCAGCCCCTAAAGGTTCCTGTGACACTTAAGTCACAGGAAGCAGAAGCCTGGTTGGGATCTATCCTTCTGATGTCTGCCACATGGAATTACTTCAGGCCCAGAACAGCTGAAGGCAGCCATCTTACTCAAGTTGATCTGGTGCAAAGATCTGTCTGCAACAGTCCTAGAAAAACTGAATCTGCAGATTAGGTTGCCTGAGATAGTTAATATCTGATGGAGTCAGGCTGTAGTATGGCTGTGTAATGTAATTTTAACAAATCAGGTATTAACATGCCTGATGTTTATATAGGCTTGGGAAGTCTTCTCTAGTGGTATGTTGTTTACAAATGAAGCACAGAAAGGTGGTGCCATACACATTTGActgaaacatttgcattttctcaTGTGATACATGGCATTACAGACATATATGTACAAATGATAAATAAGCATGTGATGCATGCTGTGTATCACATTAAACTCATAAGGTGATGATTTCTCTATAGTGCGACTGTAAGTGTGCAATTAAACACTCATGAAAGCATATGTTGGGTAAACTGTGTTCTTCCCAGGGCGGAGAAGGAATGGGGTGATGGGATCCGGGGTCTTTCACTCAGCGCAACAAGATATGCCTTACTCAGACTGGAGGAGGGCCCTCCACACACAAAGAACTGGAGGTGCTCCTTTTGGACTAATAGCATCCACTGTCATAGAATTATCTACTTACACTTTAGGAATTAAACTGGACTCCAACCAAGACACATTTGGTCTTTGTGAATTAATTGAAATGCccagaatatttaaaaatgaatgttgAGCCTGCAGTAGGCTGTCCTGTCACTGCCCAGGCCTGACCATGCGGCCCCTGTTTGGGCAGACCTTTTGTGTCCTTTGGATCTTTAATTGGACTCTGAGCTGGTGAGATCAGAAGTGAAATTTGGGGGAACTGTGGAAGTCTCTGAGTATAGAGGTCCAGAGGCATATGGCAATTTGAACTGGGGGCGCAAAGAAGTCACTGCTATCATTCTAGGATTAAAAACCACAACTGTGGCAAACATTTTTCGCTCTGGCTTTGTGTGTAGATTAAATGGGCAAGCACCCTCCTCTTAGTTATGCATCACACAACTCTTAGGCTCTGAGCAAGAGGACTAGTAATCTACCAAAGAAGAGAGTTTTATACTTGCTCAACCATAGCTTAAGGCAGAAAATAACTTAATTGATGTGCGACAGCACATTAAGGGACAGAAGATAGGTGGGATCCGTGTTTAGGTGAAAGTACTCATGTTTCCAACTGCTTGGCACAAGGATCCAGATAGCTGTGGAAGGACAGCCCTGCAGTGTGTGCTTTAATAGTACTTAAAAGAGCCTTGAAAATCAGCCACGTAAATAAAGCACTAATGCAAGCCTCTTAAGTACATGAATGGGTTTTATGACTGTCaaaacagtgcagcagcagaattCCCTCAATGCTTCAGATCTGCTTTGAATCAAgagtaataaaatattaattaaagtTCCTTTTGTGTGTGAGATACAGGAAAAATGTGCTGTTTCAGAGTTAATATTCAAGCACAATTAAAGGGATGAGAGAGGCAGTTGTTTTAGAAGTGTTTTTGTTAAAGCCttagtgaaaaataaattccctttttttcctccaggacTCAATTGCTGGTGTTTCTGAAACTTGCATCCCAGCTGAAAGCTGGTAAAGGTTTGACTATCATAGGGTCAGTGATCCAAGGGAATTTCTTGGAAACTTACGGAGAAGCCCAGGCTGCTGAACAGGTCAGTGTCTTAAATTCCTAGAGTAAAAAGTGGGCAAATAACTTAAAGGTTTCATAATCATAGGTAGAAAAAAGTGTATCAGTAAGGCTTCCAGAAAATACAGGACTAGTGGAGTAGTGCTACAGCAGTTCAGGAAAGGGCTTGCAAGCATACTTTGGCTGCTGATTGTGACTTTGGGAATATAAATGATCAGCACTTGCAACTTGTGTAAACAGCCTTACTGCAAAAAGTTGTCCTCATTTATAAGAAATACTGACTGTGGAAGTTTGGGTATACTGATCAGTGGAGGGAAGAGGACTGGTTAGGCTTCTGAACATACCAAGAAACATTTCAGTAACTGTCAGTTATTACACACTTAGCAAACGTGCTGTGTCTCTTCCAGCATAGGGATAAATTTCTTAGAGAAGGCATCAAAGGATGGTCCTGAAAATCTGTTAAGAAATCATTTCATCTTCTTCACTGTGTAAACATGACATCATAGCCCTGTTTACATTTGCATAGTATCAGCACATCACTGTTTTCTTCCACAGAGGCTTTTTATACAGGAAAACTgttacaaagggaaaaacaaattcATAGGTGTTGAgtgatttcatttattttttaaacaagtaaaGGGTATGGTAGTCCTGATAGGTTTGGTGCTTTTATATTTGTGAATTGAATATAACAACATAACATGTTACATAGGAATCTGAAACTAGAAGTCCAAATGAAGTTAATTAACCTTGGGTTTAAAAGGTGAGTGTTTTAGGGTTAGAAAATGGAAAGTGAGATAGTAACACAGATATCACTAACTACTGTTATGAGTAAGAGAACCAAAATCCCCTTATCTTGATCTGTTAGAAATAATTATGTTTGGAAGGGAACTGGGTTGGTTTAAACAAGTACTATACACAATTAATGGGTATTTTCTCTACTGTTTTATTAAGGGAAGCAGATGAGCAAAGCTTtactttgaaatgtgttttaccTGTGGATGTGTGAACCAGGAATTTACACTGTGTAATCACATGATAGAGAAACACTAGGAGTTCCTTTAGGTTGTGAGGTTTTTCTTTGTCTTACAGACTATTAAGAATATGATGGACATTCAGAAGGTGAAAGGATTTTGTCAAAGAGTTGTAGCCAGTAAAGTTTGGGAAGGAATTGACCACTTGATCCAGTCCTGTGGACTAGGTGGCATGAAACATAACACTGTGGTTTTGGGATGGCCGTACGgctggagataaagtgaagatCCAAGGTCATGGAAGACTTTTATAGGTGAGCTTTATAGGTTCTATGTGATCAAATACTGGGAAGAGAGACATTTATTACACACCTGGAACACACAGGGGGTTTCAACAGAATCCTTGTGAAATtggtttttagcttttttttttttctagtatcGATTGtgaattaaataatttctcacAAAACTGTTCTATGTTTGGAATATCACTTCTTGTAGGTAAAAGACCTATGAAAGATCTTCAAAGATTAATCTAGTAGCTAAATTTCATCTGTCTAATGAATGGTTAAATCTATGGACTTGAGAGATACTGTTTTTATGGCAAACTATAATTTGTTTCCTAGATAATCTATATTTTCACTGGTCCAAACCTGTCCATCTCTCTTCACTACTGGAGCCAATGTTCTCCTTGCCTATATCTCTCCTTCCCCTGTGGTCCGGTTCCTTAACACAGTTAGATTAGAacagagcagctgctttctCCTCATACTTAGCTTTGAGGATTGCTGCTTCTATTTCTAACGTGAAATAGGGCTTGTGTTCCTGTATCTGGGCTTTGTCATTTGGTCTGACCTATCTCTGCAAGCCTTGCTGTACATATTTTATGTAAGCAATGACTTTTATGGTTTGCTGACATTTGCTTAGTAACTTGTttgtttagaatcatagaccACTATTGCAGAATTGAAAGTAACTGTCCTTCCCCTGTTGGACAGGTACTGTTCGCTGCACAACTGCAGCCCATCTGGCTCTGCTGGTTCCCAAAAATGTGTCTTTCTACCCCAACAACCATGAGTGTTACAATGAAGGCAATATTGACGTGTGGTGGATTGTGCTTGATGGAGGCATGTTGAtgttgcttccttttcttctcaaacATCACAAAGTAAGGAGCTAGTCAAAGAATGTCACCTAACTATTTCTCCGTGTGTTAAAAAAACAAGGTTCAGTGGTAGAGCCTGTATTGATAAATGAGAGTGGATATATTGATAAGTTTCTGTTTCACAGAGCAAAATATTATTCGTTCAAACGCTAAAGAGTTTGTGTTCCCTCACCAGGTTtggagaaaatgcaaaatgagaATTTTTACTGTAGCTCAGATGGATGATAACAGCATCCAGATGAAGAAGGATTTGGATACTTTATTAACCCCGAATAGAGGCAGAGGTAGAGGTGGTAGAAATGGTAAGGGATTTGagcctgtttttcattttatggtGCAAATGGTGGTATTTGGTTCTGACTTGATtacaaacacagtatttttttcttatttctgcagCACAATAGTGATATCTCAGCATATACTTATGAGAGACCTCTTACGATGGAGCAGATATTTCAGATGCTGAGGCAAATAAGGCTGACaaaaacagagagggaaagggaggtaTATAATTTGTAGTCGATCGTTGTAGGCTGCTGAGCTAGATGACAAAAAGTGCTTTCCTAGTAGTGTTTTATATAGCTGCTGCTTAATTTTTAACTCCTATGTTCTAAAGATGTAAGGAAATACTTTGTGTAGCTCTCTTGTTTCCCAAAATTGCTTGTAGTTGTTGAATAGCCTGAATGTAATTTCAAAACCGTGCTagaaattatttgtttggaGGAAAACAATGGCAGCATATATACTGCGGAATGGATTTGTGTGTTCCCCTTTGCAATGTAAAGGACACTTGATGATTTGAGGATCTAAGTCTCAACCCCTTCTTGATGCTGTTTTTGCTTTATATGGGATGTCCAGGGTTTGTCTCAGTTTGTAGCATATCCTGTTTTCCTACAGAAGATTTCATTCCAGTTTGGACTGTCAGGGAGTGTAGTGATGACAGGTGCAGGTGATCTAATACTTCTGCATGTGTTcgtcagttttgttttgttgccaATTTTGAGTCAGACTTATCCATTGTTTCAGACCGTGTCATGATGTGAGCTAGACTGTCTCTCTCTCTTGTATAGCTACAGGCCTTTGTTAGTCCCAGTTCTGCATGGCTTACACCCATCAAAACTGCTCAAAGCTAGTTTGGTGTGTAAGATCGCTGGCTAGGGCAGATGCCTGGTATCAGAGCTGTCCTAATGGCTAAATTGACTGTACAAAATAAAGGATAAAATGGAACAATAAATCTTTTATTGCTTAAACAGAACCAGGGAACGTAAAATAAAGTCTCTGAGTTTACTCTGTTATTCATGTGCCCTCTAGGCTCAGCTGGTGAAGCACAGACATTCAATGGCATGTCTGGAAAGCCTCTACTCAGATGAAGAAGATGAGACAGACCCAGTTCCTGAGAACATCCAGATGACCTGGACAAAAGAGAGATGTGATGCTGAGAAGCGGAACCGAGGCAATGCTGTGGGAAGCTTTAGAGATCTCATCAGCATTAAGCCGTGAGTCTTGTCTAAGTAAAAAAATTCGCACCTCCTGAAACtacagctgtgctgtgcttttaCTATCTTTGTCTCCCAATCCTTTGTTTAGACTTGCGCAATAAACATTGAGACCTGACTACTGAATAGACAGCAGTTAGCCTCCTGAGAAGTCTCTCACCAATTAAATGTGGCACACATGCCACATATTTTGCTTGGTATAGTCAAATTCTCTTATAACTTTCCTTCTGTCTCCCAAATACCTCAACAAAgcacacatttaaaaaacagactGATAATCTCACTGAtctaatcagaattaaaaaataagaccAATAATTTCAGTATCTAATGCATAGTGCAGGAAGAAGCCTCTGTAGAGATAGTGATGAATGACTGAACAGAGTATGTGTATGACACAACCCTCCAAGACAGACTTgctgttgaaggagcactgacATAGCAACAGCCTTAGCTGTGTGTGTCCCTTGaagagctggaaggaaaggtCTATTTTGGCTTTGTATAAAAACATGTGAATCTCCCATGACCTCTTTGATGTAACACATCTTACATGAAGAGTTCACACAGTCAGTTTTGCAATCTTGGCGAAGTTCcagatttttcttcctaataaatTAATGAGAATTCAAATCTGGTTTAGGCTGAATCATACTGTAGAAATTATGCTGGATTTTGTGTTAACTACCTGTACTCTCTCCTCTTCCATGCTTTCAGAGAGTGGGAAAATGTGTAAGTTTGTTATTTAACTTAGATATACAATAAGATGTTTGAGAGGGAAGACTTATTTTCTCAactaaaagcaggaaaactatATGTAattatggaaggaaggaaaaggagtaaGAGCTGAACGGTCTTAGCAGTGTTTTCAAAGGGAGCAGGATTAGCCACTGAAGCCAAGTATCATAAATAGCATGTAACAAACTACAAGAGCTGTCCTGACAGGAACTAAGACAGGATAGAAAACAGTTACAGGTCTGAACCTGTTATCTTAAGCAGAGTATGACAGAAGAAGCGGGAAACATTACTCATTTGGAGGCTCTCTTGTTTCACAACACTGCTATGATGTTATTTCTGGCAGTCAATGGGCATTTTAAAAAACCCATTTCTTACAGCCTACACCTTCAAATCACTGAGGAGGTGGGAGATGCCAAATATTAATGTCACTTTAAGGAATATAAAACTTGTAGTTTTGAATTCCTTTTCAAAACTATATGTGGTTGTCGTGATTTAAGCCTAGCCGGTAACTCTGAAcgacacagctgctcactcactcccccaaaAGTCTACAGCACCTAGCCTTCCACAGTGGGTCTCCCATCCAGGGAGGTCTCCCACGCAGGGAGGTCTCCCACCCAAGGACTGAGACCTCCCCCGCTTAATGTGGGGCATGAAGGATTGAGATAAAAACAGATCAGTCAAGAGTGTGTCAAaacatatttgtgataagcattcactgttttggattaatagtcactcgccACAaagttgatttatttgctcttggAGTTCTTGTGCTCggtctcagagtttcagcatgacACACTTTCCTTGCtaccagtatttgctgttttagtgtttatcaggtTTGGGGCCTGGGCTAAGTTTGCCATATCCCTATAccttatggtaatgacttgtaatacaataaaATCATTGATCGTGAAACTGATCTGGCATGGTTATCAGAGTGGCCATCACCTCTTTAGTTTGGGAGGCATGTAACTAGGAATTGTTAACAattgcacatctttttttccttcccttagaGGGTCAACCTATAAAGGAGACATTCCCTCACATCCTCTACTCCTGCACCAGGCTATTTAGAGCAGTATTTGAGAATTCTAAAGGTTTTGAATATCCTTTAAGTGCCTTTGAAACCTGCCTCCTGCTTTTGCTGGGAATCAGCATGTTGCCACATATACAGCATGTGCTTTACCCACCACCATACCACCCTGAGtgcggaagatcaacggacagcacgctgattaatgtaatcagaaactgacctttattcacttcagagcactgccttttatagcttccaagcttggtcacacgcttaagctttacaatgattggtttctacacgtAATGCAA
This portion of the Lathamus discolor isolate bLatDis1 chromosome W, bLatDis1.hap1, whole genome shotgun sequence genome encodes:
- the LOC136004456 gene encoding LOW QUALITY PROTEIN: solute carrier family 12 member 4-like (The sequence of the model RefSeq protein was modified relative to this genomic sequence to represent the inferred CDS: inserted 2 bases in 1 codon; substituted 1 base at 1 genomic stop codon), with amino-acid sequence MDSGVDFLFLNITFCNTCKIHLIFLFLQVFVHGKVNGVPTWALLLTTLVAELGILIASLDMVAPILSMFFLMCYLFVNLACAVQTLLRTPNWWPRFIYYHSALSFLSMSICLALMFISSWYYALVAMLIAGMIYKYIEYQGAEKEWGDGIRGLSLSATRYALLRLEEGPPHTKNWRTQLLVFLKLASQLKAGKGLTIIGSVIQGNFLETYGEAQAAEQTIKNMMDIQKVKGFCQRVVASKVWEGIDHLIQSCGLGGMKHNTVVLGWPYGWRXSEDPRSWKTFIGTVRCTTAAHLALLVPKNVSFYPNNHECYNEGNIDVWWIVLDGGMLMLLPFLLKHHKVWRKCKMRIFTVAQMDDNSIQMKKDLDTLLTXRIEAEVEVVEMHNSDISAYTYERPLTMEQIFQMLRQIRLTKTEREREAQLVKHRHSMACLESLYSDEEDETDPVPENIQMTWTKERCDAEKRNRGNAVGSFRDLISIKPEWENV